A region of the Mytilus trossulus isolate FHL-02 chromosome 11, PNRI_Mtr1.1.1.hap1, whole genome shotgun sequence genome:
ACGATAATCTTTACAATAACGTTGACCATCAGGATGGATTCATCTACGATAATCTTTACAATAACGTTGACCATCAGGATGGATTCATCTACGATAATCTTTACAATAACGTTGACCATCAGGATGGATTCATCTACGATAATCTTTACAATAACGTTGACCATCAGGATGGATTCATCTACGATAATCTTTACAATAACGTTGACCATCAGAATGGATTCATCTACGAGAATCGCAATGTCGatcaaatgttttcaaattgcaTTGAGAATAACAATCGTGAGActcttaatttgaaaataaggaaatgtaGTAAGATTGCAAAATGAAAACAGAGTTCGTTCGAATAACGTTGATATCAGCAACACATTTCAGACgtttttgtactattatttcaTAAAAGTTTTTACAAGATAGGTTACACATATTcatttagtatttttattttttttttatctaggaAGAACTTGGTAAAAAGTTTAGTACAGACGTTTTGCCCCAATATTTCACATATTTGTGCAAGGTACTCAAAGAAAATGGAGGAAAATTTCTCGTTGGATCGAAggtaacaaatatatatataaagcaaatCATTGGGACCAGAAGAACATATATTTTGTTctgaataaataaagaataaatgataaatgataaaaaaaagaatatcacGTTTTAATGATAATCCATTTCTAGAGCCAATATGCAGGTAGCCTCCATGATCGAGGGATCCTTTGCAATAACATATATCGCTAACCAGTCGACACGCGACTGGTTTGTTCGCCTCCATTCTTAATTGGCTAGGATTGTCACTGTAATCCTTTTGAAGGTCTTTGGTTCTGTCCGGGAACTCCGAGTTTCTGCATCAATGAAAACTGACCTCCAAAAAATAGTCTAATAGCTCAATTGAACTGAAGTGGCGTTAAACAACAATCAAGTCAGTATAATCTTTTTTAGGATATTTAGATTCTGAATCTTTGGTAATCAGTTTACTTTTTTGACCACgtgattaatttaaaattaaaatagcatatTCCTTGGTAGCTTTGTCATTTCAaatagttgtaaaaaaaaaagtgcacgatattattctttcttttttattatttgtagttGACAGTTGCGGATATGGCTGCTTTTGACATGCTTGATAAACTTACATGTAACCCAACGATGGGAGAAGGTGTGTACAAAGACTTTCCTGAAATCAAAAAGTTTTACGAAAGTGTAAAAACAAATGCTAATGTACAGAAATATTTGGAAAAGCGACCGGCAGCAGACATGTAAATCAAGGAACatactcattttttttctttcatttacttatttcaatttttacatgGTTTTACATTAACAAACATAAGAATgtgaacaaatatttgaaattatttacatCGTATACAATAGTACATGGTATTTGtacttcttttattttatagttatctGTTTATTGAATGTGTTTTACAAATTGCAATtttctgaattaaaatattatgaagctgtattattgttttattattaattatgtaGCAGTGACAAATCTCTCATCAAAGATTTCAGGCGTATAGTTTTATACGCTAGCTGTGCGTTTCGTCTGATTTCAAACCACTCAGCAGTGACGTTCGAATTAAAAGTATTATAAGGCTACAAAAAGTGAGCTAGTGTTAACACAAACATTATATACAAGCAAATATTCTAACAGTATATAAATGCTGTATTATGAGGGTTGATAGGCTTTACAGAAAAGACAAGAATGGAAAACTAGatgctctaaagagcctgtgtcgctcaccttggtctatgtgcatatcaaacaatggacacagataaattcatgacaaaattgttttggtgatggtgatgtgtttttagATCTttatttactgaacattcttgttgctacaattatctctatctataatgaactttacTGAAtagttacagtggaaaatattttctaaaaatttatgaaaattgtaaaaaatttactataaagaccaataactccttaagggatcaactgacTATTTTgttcatgctgacttatttgtagatcttactttgctgaacattattctctatctataataatatacaagatattaaccaaaatctgcaaaatttccttaaaattaccaattcggggttagcaacccaacaaaaggTTGTCTGATTtctctgaaaaattcagggcagagagatcttgacctaataaacagtTATCCctcacgtcagatttgctctaaatgctttgttttttgagttataagccaaaaactgcattttacccctatgttctatttttagccatggtggtcatcttggttggatggctgggtcaccagacacattttttaaactagataccccaaagatgattgtggccaagtttggattaatttggcccagttgtttcagaggagaagatttttggaaaagattactaagatttacgaaaaaacgGTTaataattgactataaagggcaataactcctaaaagaggtcaactgaccatttcggtcatgttgacttatttgtaactctgactttgctgaacattattgctgtttacagtttatctctatctataataatattcaagataataaccaaatacagcaaaatttccttaaaattaccaattcaggggcagaaacccaacaacaggttgtccgattcatctgaaaatttcagatcagatagatcttgacctgataaacaattttacccagtcagatttgctctaaatgctttggtttttgagttataagccaaaactgcattttacacctatgttctattttttgtcatggcggccatcttggttggttggccgggtcaccggacacaatttttaaactagataccccaatgatgattgtggccaagtttggtttaatttggcccagtagtttcagaggagaagatttttgtaaaagttaacgacgacggacgacgacaacgacgacgacaacgacgacggacgacgacggacgccggacgccaagtgatgggaaaagctcacttggccctgtgggCCCTGTGAGCTAAAAAAGCAGAATCAGgaactaaaaaataaagaattatttaaaaaaaaaaaaatgggccgaaaaaaaattaaaaatggaaaataattggCCATGggttctaaaatataaagaatagagaataagaATCAATATAGGGGAAAATGGTCAAAAAGAAGATATTAAGAAATGAAGATCCCCATTCAGAGCCAGCCTCTATCGTGTTTCACAGAAAAGGATCTGGATGGGATCGTTTACAGAACAGACAATAATATAGTGAAAACTATAAAGATTCGAAAAAGAGGGGgactaaatataaagatttgaaaaaGAGGGGGACTAAATATAAAGATTCGAAAAAGAGGGGGACTAAATATAAAGATTCGAAAAAGAGGGGGACTAAATATAAAGGATATATCAGGAGTAAAATTAAACAGGTATATATGTGTAAATGTACGCACATTATTGGTgagtacatgtatgtgtttgtaTGAATGGCTTTGTAGTAAGTATAACATAATAACAATTACACGTATAAGTATAAGTATTAACAAATTATCCAACTAGTGGTTCCTGAAAATTGGCAAGGCAGGTTGCCACCAAACCCATCTGAATAGCTATTGCTGTCAATGAAAGAGGAATATTCCCAATaagtaatttaaatttcttgaTACGTTCTATAAATCTTTCTAGATCTACATGAATTCTTGTTTAGCAATTAATACGTCTGGCTTAAAACTCCTCTTCTGGAGTGAATTTGGTTCTTTTGCCAAGAATTGGTAGTATATTTAACACagtgaaattgagaatggaaatggggaatgtgtcaaagagacaacttcccgaccatagagtagacaacagccgaaggccaccaatgggtcttcaatgcaacgagaaactcccgcacccggagtcctttagctggcccctaaactaATAtaatactagttcagtaataatggacgtcatactaaactccgaattattatacacaagaaactcaaattaaagatcatacaagactaacaaagaccagaggcccctgacttgggacaggcacaaaaatccggcggggttaaacatgcttTTTTAGATCTccaccctcccctatacctctagtcaatgtagcAAAAAAACTAAAGGCACAACACTTAGCATAGTATaactcagtttaagagaagtccgagtccaatgtcaaaataggtaacaaaagaaactaaacaaaatgacaataatacataaattgacaaaggactactagcagttactgacatgtcagctccagacctcaattaaactgattgaaagattatgtcttcatcctATGAATATGAAGCACAATTCCTCCCGGAAGGGGTTTAGTATAATTCCATCATAAGATATATGAGAAGAACCTATTTGACTGCTGGTCGTGACATCAATAAATCGTCTATGGTAAATCCCTGGTCTGCAAAGATGAGATCTTCATTGGTGATTGATATACACTCACTCACCTGTTTCTCATTGTGTATAAAAGAAGttggacgaaagataccaaagggacagtcaaactcataaatctaaaacaaactgacaacgccatggctaaaaatgaaaaagacaaacagaaaaacaatagtacacatgacacaacttAGAAAACTGTAAAGTGCAGGCAGCGGATCGGGATGAATGTGAGTTGGTTCTTTCCCACCGACGAAGTGTTTGCTACACATGTGTGTATAACATCTTGTCTGTATGAGTCTCCAACTTGCCTTAATCCATCGTTATCATATCTCCCGTTGCATGATAGGCTtaggaaaaaaatgaatgtaaaaCACATCCTTCATGTCATTACGAAGTCTGTAATGGGTATCACTATTCactggcggatctagaaattttcataagtgggggcccactgactgcctaaggggggcccactccagtcacgcttcagtgatttcctatataagcaaccatttttttttccaaaaaagggggggcggGCAAAcagtaccccccccccccccccccccccatttccCACCTTAATCCACCTCTCCTATTACATGTCCAATAACAACAAAGTTTTACACCTTCAGACTTATCTTTCACATGAACTGCCTCAATTTAATAACACTATATCAATCAAATAACGATACGATTTAACATCACACATGTACATTGATTGCAATATTTGTATGACATACGGGCACTAACTGATTGATCTGATTAGAAATCAAGGtaaggaatttattttagatcaaCCGATCTTTGCTAAAAGATGTTGCAATCACTTCCTTTTTATTTCCTCCgttttttttggggtttttttgttttttttttggaaaagtcATACcacatgagtgccaatgagacaaatctccatccaagtcacaatttataaaagtaaaccattataggtcaaactACGGTCTTCatcacggagccttggctcaaacaGCTATAAAGGGCTTACATTTATTTAAGTGTAGAACcatcaaacgggaaaaccaacggtctaatctatataaaaagtttatttactGGAAGATTCTCTACATAGGAACGTCCGACTTGTACTATTCAATTAGATAAACATACATGTGTATCGACCGCTTACGAGTGACCAGTGGGGCTATCTATTCATACAAGTTATATATCGATGGGATCAATAAATAGAACATCGATTAAAGgcagtatttatataaatgacataATTTTAGTATATATAATACACATTGCATCGGTAGTTTGTACATACTTTTCAGTTTTCATTAGCAATTAAGATCATATATAAACAGTCAAAATGCCTGCtaaattcaaaatatcttaCTTCGACATTAGAGGAAGGGCAGAATTACCTCGACTTGATTTAGCTGCAGCTGGAAAAGAGTTTGAGGGCGAGAGACTTAGTGGCAACAAATGGACAGCTTTTAAACCAAGTAAAAGACTTAATTAGAGATGATAAATAACACGCTTTGTGCTTTTGGATACTTGAAAAGAGCTGTCAGtttaaccaaaaaataaaaactagagAAATATGACTTAACGAATTTAGAAATGAAGATACCCcacttaattttcattttttttaatacaatttcaacatttaacaggATTGTATGGTTCAAATAATATGGAAAATACCAAGTGTGACATCATGATTGAAACTACAGTTGACGTTTTAACTGCTATGATTAAATTACATTTCGAAAAGGATGAAGCCCAAAAGGTTcgtatttatttgatttgtggATAAACCTTATTGCAAAATTACgttaaattacaaataaataagtacatgtatatacaagaacacaacaaataaacaattaacacaTGTAAGATTAAATTTTGGGCCTCTGCGCCGAATGGTCTACGTAGTTCAAATACAGGATATTTGGGGATGATTGTGAGTTCAAACCCTATGCATGCACGTGCACGTGGTAGGTGCGTTCGATTCTTTTTTTCACACTGATGGTTGATTGTTCACTATGGGCTCTCCAGCATCCTACGACAATAATTTGACCGCTATGATACAGCCAATACCCCACAAGGTGGCGTTTAACACCATTAATCAGTTAATCAATTATCAATCaataagatataaatatatttttaaagactGATAGTTTTAATATAAACTCTATTATAACAAACAAGTTCACGGATGAGGTTAAGCATTGTCACAATTAAGATATAAAATGATGGCATGGTCTGTCTGAAATTAGCATAATAATCAGGTCGTATTGACATCATATTGAGCATAAAGACTTGTTTacttacaaaaatatcaatcatatacatttgtagatCCTAAATCTGATTTGCATGCATACATTTCGAAAATCTCAACAATATACAGCATCAAGACCAATTAACCTACGATAATCTTTACAATAACGTTGACCATCAGGATGGATTCATCTACGATAATCTTTACAATAACGTTGACCATCAGGATGGATTCATCTACGAGAATCGCAatgtcaatcaaatgatttcaaATTGCATTGAGAACAACAATCGTGAGACTCTTTATCTGAAAACTAGGAAATGTAGTaagattgcaaaataaaaacagaGTTCGTTCGAATAACGTTGATATAAGCAACACATTTCAGACgtttttgtactattattttaaaGTAGTTTTTACAATAAGTTACACAGGTTCTTTTaatcttcttaatttttttttttatctaggaAGAACTTGGTAAAAAGTTTAGTACAGAAGTTTTGCCCCAATATTTCACATATTTGTGCAAGGTACTCAAAGAAAATGGAGGAAAGTTTCTCGTTGGATCGAAggtaacaaatatatatataaagcaaagCAGTGGGGACCAGAAGAAGATATATGTTGTTCTGATTAAATAgagaataaatgaaaaatggtaaaaaaaaaaagaatatcacGCTTTAATGATAATCCATTTCTCGAGCCAATATGCATGTAGCATCCATGATCCAGTGATCCTTTGCACTGACGTATCGCTAGCCTGTCGACATTCGACTGGTTTGTTCGACTTCATTCTCAATTGGCTAGGATTGTCATTGTAATCCTTTTGAAGGTCGTTGGTTCTATCCGGGAAATccgcaggggcggatccagccattttaaaaagcgggggttcctaacccagaacaaaaggggggggggggggggggggggggttcaataacatgtccccattcaaatgcttTGTTCgtcccaaaaaaagggggttcgaacccccggaaccccccccccccccccttctggATCTGCGCCTGCTCCGAGTTTCTGCATCAATGAAAACTGACCGCCAAAAAATAGTCTAATAGCTCAATCGaactgaaagtggcgttaaacaacAATCAAGTCAGTATAATCTATTTTAGGATATTTAGATTCTGAATCAATTGACTGTTTGTAATCAGTTTCCTTTTTTGACCACgtgattaattttaattaaaattgcaCATTTCTCGGTAGCTTTGTCATTtcaaattgttgtaaaaaatggaaaaaaaatagtgCACGATATAATTCTTTCTTATCTTATTATTTGTAGTTGACAGTTGCGGATATGGCTGCTTTTGACATGCTTGATAAACTAACATGTAACCCAACGATGGGAGAAGGCGTGTACAAAGACTTTGCTGAAGTTAAAAAGTTTTACGAAAGTGTAAAAACAAATGCTAATGTACAGAAATATTTGGAGAAGCGACCGGCAGCAGACATGTAAATCAAGGAACatactcattttttttctttcatttacttatttaaatttttacatgGTTTTACATTAACAGAATGTGAACAAATGCTTGAAATTATTTACATCGTTTACAATAGTACATGGTATTTgtaccttttttattttatagttatctGTTTATTGaatgtattttacaaattgcaattttctgaattaaaatatgatgaagctgtattattgtttaattattaatCATGTAGCAGTGAAAATCTCTCATCAAAGATTTGAGGGGTATAATTTTATACGCTAGCTGTGCTTTTCGTCTGATTTCAAACCACTCAgcaatgacgctcgaataaaaagtGTTATTGCGCTACAAAAAGTTAGCGAGTGTTAACACAAACATATATACTAgcaggtccgagaccacaatttattcgtagtgcatttcttttagaacataaatgcaaatttaaaaaatcccacTTACACTTTCTCAATGAAATGTTTACAGTGTGGTGTACTACTTTGGGGAcaagttatatcaaaattataaaaaaaacttcatcggcgctaactcaaaatatggacaattttatgtttagggcatcttgaaatcttttcacagcttccgaagtgctacttttttacctttttcagctggacaaAATAAcgactttcctttaaaattctggaccaaatttttttacagtgtaatttcaccccctacTTCTAATTTGAGGCATAAAATATGGAGAAATAAGTTTAGAAGGGGTATGAAAaatattggcaagtaacccactgtcaactcTAGGGACTATATACGGAACAACGAAGGGAcgataattgtggtctcggaccagcAAATATTCCAACAGTATTTATAAATGCTGTATTATGAGGGTTGATAGGCTTTACAGAAAACacaagaatgaaaaaaaagcagaatcagtgacaaaaaaataaatgggccgaaaaaaaaataaaaattggaaaataatTGGCCATGggttctaaaatataaagaatagagaataagaATCAAAATAGAGAAAATGGTCAAAAAGATGAAATTAAGAAATGAAGATCCCCATTCAGAGCCGGCCTCTGTCGTGTGTTTCACAGAAAAGAATCTGGATGGGATCGTTTACAGAATAGACAATTATagactaaaaaatataaagattcgAAAAAAAGGAggctgaaatataaagaatatatcAGGGGTAAAATTAAACaggtatatatttgtacatgtacacaaaTTCATTGTTGTATTAATGGTCTCTAATGGTATAAATATTAGTTATTGTAttaaaggacgcctccgggtgcgggaatttctcgctacattgaagacctgttggtgaccttctgctgttgttttttttggtcgtgttattgtctctttgacacattccccatattcattcttaattttatcgTAGTAagtataacatatatacatgtaagtataAACGTTTACAAATTATCTAACAAGTGGTTCCTGAAAATTGGCAAAGTAAGATGCCACCAAACCAATCTGATTAGCTTTTGCTGTCAATGAAAGAGGAATATTTCCAATaagtaatttaaatttcttgaCACATTCTATAAATCTTTCTACATGAATTCTTGTTTAGCAATTAATACGTCTGGCTTAAAACTCCTCTTCTGGAGTGATTTGGTTCTTTTGCCAATAATTGGTGGTATATTTAAcacagtaaaattgagaatggaaatggggaatgtgtcaaagagacaacttcccgaccatagagaagacaacagccgaatgccaccaatgagtcttcaatgcagcgagaaactcccgcaccggAGGAACCCTTCAGCTgccccctaaacaaatatgttactacttcagtgataatggacgtcatactaaattcccaattatacacaagaaactaaaattaaaaatcatacaagactaacaaagaccaaaggcactgacttgggacagttgcaaaaatgcggcggggttttacatgttttgttagATCTCAACCCTTACCCTATACCTCTAGTAAATGTTGCAAAAAAACGACAATAAGCAATGTAAAACTCAGTTttagagaagtccgagtccaatgtcagaataggttacaaaagaaactaaataaaatgacaataatacttaaattaacaaaggactactagcagttactgacatgtcAGCTCGTGACCCCAAtgaaactgattgaaagattattgcttcatcatatgaatatcaaacaTAATTACACCTTATATAAGAATGCCagcttttgattggctgatagcCATTGTATTTTTCGCATATTCTAACatttttcctcatttcaaaCGAATCTGACTGTTTTTCACCACTGCCGGTGAATATGCCTCAAATATGCGAACGcgtataagtacatgtatagttCCCGcagtatattttatgatagaaaTTGTCctcaaataaatatttccttttcCTAGTTCAGagagtttaaattaaaatttattcggtgtaattaaacagatatatcatgttatggagggatatttgcaaaaaatacaagtCTTGGGACATAATTTCCCTTGCCTAGCGGCTCGGGAAATTTAAGTCCCTCGACttgtatttttcgcaaatatccctccataacatgatatatctgttcacAATTCCTCCAGTTATGGGGTtgagtattataccatcataagatatataagaaaaacatattgACTGCTGGTCGTGACATTAATAAATCGTCTATGGTGAATCACCGGTCTGCATGAGATCTCCATTGGTGATTGATATACACTTACTCACCTGTTTCTCATTGTGTGTAAAAGAagagaaagataccaaagggacagtcaaactcattaatcttaaacaaactgacaacgccatggctaaaaatgaaaagacaaacagaaaaacaatagtgcacatgacacaacatagaaaattgtaACAGTGCAGGCATCGGATCGGTATGAATGTGAGTTGATTCTTCCCCACCGACGTAGTGTTTACTACACATGtatgtacacatttttttttatcttgttggGGAAGAATCACTGGTTTCTCACAAACATTGTTCAGGTCACACTCATCCCACGCTTGAAGAGTAACAAAAGGTTCAGGTGGATCTAACTCTGATCCAAAACggaattgctttaaaaaaaaattgagaatggaaatggggaatatgtcaaaaagacaaaaagccAATCAAAGAGCAGAGAACAGCCGAAGACCACTATTGGGTCGTCAACGCAACGAGAAAATCCCGAACACAGAGGTGGGTCTAAGCTGGTCCCTAAATgagtactagttcagtgaaaatagacgtcataataaactccaaaacatgtaaaattaaataaaattaaaaaaaaaacatacaagactaacaactCGAGACAGGTAAACAAAATGTCTATTTCGTGATTATTGTAGGTCAGAAGGAAgatattaaatcaagagttccaaatggtaaagttaaaatcatcccttcttAAATTTTACGGCTGCCATCACGAGGTGGTTGACCGTTACGGAATATTTGTTTCACAGATAATATCAGATATGTTTCTactgtcgtaactacaatcacaTTCTCTTTCcacaaatgtgacctaccaagtAAGACTAATAACCGGGTTTGAAATAACACGAGCAACATGACAGGTGccacatttggagcaggatctgctcacccttttggagcacctgagatcagcCCCAGTTTTTAGTTGGGTTCGTGTGTCATGGTCTTTAGTTTCCAAAGGTTGTGCCTTGTGTATTAtaatttatctgtttgtcttttttcttttttcttttttagccatggcgttgtcacttTAATCTCGATCAATGAGTTAGAAtgtccctatggtatctttTGCCCGTCTTTTACTAACACTACATATCAATGGTAATGTTTGAATTGTCATCTAGTCTAAAAAACTTAGACACATCGTTTCAATCGTGTAAGGAACTCTGATAGTGACATCCATATAATGATTTATAAGGATCCGTAAAGGGCATTCGCCCTCCTCAATTTgaagttatatattaaaacagatgaaagagttttatttattaaagttaaagctttttttattttacgacATAGTGTTGCTTTAGATCATGCATTATAGAAGgttaattcataaaatttgaaCTTGTGTCAAATCTGTTGATCcctcttaaataaaaaaaaaacgtttttttttcctttcaaacaaaatagtttgaaaatattgtgaaaaaatCTCACTATcaataatatatgaaaacatTTGCTATGAACATTTAAAACACTATAATTATGAACAATTAAAGAGCTactataaaactttaaaacccaattaattatttaatgtattcagtattgttcttttttttttatttaaataaaggtTTGATGCAATATTGAAAGGTTACAATCGCTTACATTTAATgtctcccccttttttttttttttttttttgcaaagtcATGATAGACATATTATATAAACGAATCAATATCTACCGCATACGTCCAGCCATTGGAACTATCAAGATCGATAAGGTCAATATATAGAACATgtattgaatatatttaaaGCATTATTTAGGACATAGTTTTAAATACACATATAGCTTCAGTAGTTAATACATAGTTGTCATTGTTCATCAGCAATTAAGATATCAACATTAAGTCAAAATGCCTGCTAAATTCAAACTATCTTACTTCGACATTAGAGGAAGAGCAGAATTACCTCGACTTGTTTTTGCTGCGGCTGGAAAAGAGTTTGAGGACGAGAGACTAAGTGGCGATAAATGGACAGCTTTTAAACCAAGTAAGAGGAGGTGGTTGTAAGGGTAAAAAAGTGGGGATAGAGGATATAGGTGAAGAAAAGTACACTTGTTGGATGTGAAGAAAAGAAGTGGGAAATTaaaagaggatttttttttttaaattcatatttcaaaaatgactCCAGGAAGatcatattaattatattttcattaactGGGAAATCGGTTCATTTTCAAAAGGTCAACTTCTAACTATGGCATTTATTTGAAACtaaatgattttgaatatgCATTAATATTACTAATCAGACACacacacttattttttttaatttattttattaaagttggTGGAAGATGGTGGAAGAGGGCTAGTAGACCTTTTTCATTATTAGAagattttaattacaaattattatataatttatataatttcagtTCACTAGATATTTAGGGAAATGGTTGTTTAGGGGATACATGGCTTCCACATGtatcatatttaataaattgtCATTTATACATGCTAAATCCTGTTCTAGATAGAATCAATATAACATGAACATTGTGTGTACATGCCTCGGCTGTTTCCAACACTTTAAATGTCCAAATACACCTAATCAAACTGAAAACAGGTTAATATAACCTTGgactagtttatatatatatatcgaacCTTCACATAGCTTATTTGATTAG
Encoded here:
- the LOC134691662 gene encoding glutathione S-transferase-like — encoded protein: MENTKCDIMIETTVDVLTAMIKLHFEKDEAQKEELGKKFSTEVLPQYFTYLCKVLKENGGKFLVGSKLTVADMAAFDMLDKLTCNPTMGEGVYKDFAEVKKFYESVKTNANVQKYLEKRPAADM